In Humulus lupulus chromosome 6, drHumLupu1.1, whole genome shotgun sequence, a single genomic region encodes these proteins:
- the LOC133783595 gene encoding ribosome-inactivating protein cucurmosin-like has product MVVATWIWWSSMSAFGWAREVPLEASYSTVSFNTTFQDASVGFYQMFMRSLRRDLSSGAESYDIPVLRSKAAAVGDNQFVYVKLFNPKISITFAVYTLNAYVVAYQVDSSRRCYFFKEAPANSKSLLFSSCTSKVDVNLETNYDNLGDREKTRLGFKPLDQSLEEFQRFDSEDSTTTLRKNLLVVIQMVAEAARFKYIQKKIESNGFESGFLPRGDVISLENNWEDLSKAIQKSKDGKFATPIKLLNENYTPRYVSTVEEVENEMGLLLNVATARFNGDQRAAMYYMI; this is encoded by the coding sequence ATGGTGGTGGCAACATGGATATGGTGGTCGAGTATGAGTGCATTCGGATGGGCTCGTGAGGTCCCTCTAGAAGCAAGCTACAGCACTGTGAGTTTCAACACTACATTCCAAGATGCGAGTGTGGGGTTTTACCAGATGTTCATGCGATCTCTACGAAGAGATTTGTCGAGTGGAGCCGAGAGCTATGACATTCCAGTGTTGCGATCGAAAGCCGCAGCGGTTGGAGACAACCAATTTGTGTATGTGAAGCTTTTCAATCCAAAAATCTCCATCACATTCGCAGTGTATACTCTCAACGCATACGTGGTGGCCTATCAAGTAGATTCATCAAGGCGTTGCTACTTCTTTAAAGAAGCTCCTGCCAATTCCAAGTCCTTGCTTTTCAGTTCTTGTACTAGTAAGGTCGATGTTAATCTCGAAACAAATTATGACAACTTAGGAGACAGAGAGAAAACCAGGTTGGGATTCAAGCCATTGGACCAATCCCTAGAAGAGTTTCAAAGATTTGATAGCGAGGATTCTACAACCACGCTTCGTAAGAATCTTCTAGTTGTTATCCAAATGGTTGCAGAGGCTGCGAGATTCAAATACATTCAGAAAAAAATAGAGTCGAACGGGTTCGAGTCAGGAtttctcccaagaggtgatgttATCAGCCTTGAGAATAATTGGGAAGATCTTTCCAAAGCAATCCAGAAATCTAAAGATGGAAAATTTGCTACACCAATTAAGTTGCTGAATGAGAACTATACTCCACGCTATGTGTCCACGGTTGAAGAAGTGGAAAACGAAATGGGACTCTTGCTGAATGTAGCCACAGCAAGGTTTAATGGTGACCAAAGAGCTGCTATGTACTATATGATCTAA
- the LOC133783596 gene encoding ribosome-inactivating protein cucurmosin-like produces MKGGSKMMMTMVVATWIWWSSMSAFGWAREVPLEASYSTVSFNTTFQDASVGFYQMFMRSLRRDLSSGAESYDIPVLRSKAAAVGDNQFVYVKLFNPKISITFAVYTLNAYVVAYQVDSSRRCYFFKEAPANSKSLLFSSCTSKVDVNLETNYDNLGDREKTRLGFKPLDQSLEEFQSFDSEDSTTTLRRNLLVVIQMVAEAARFKYIQKKIESNGFESGFLPKGDVISFENNWEVLSKAIQKSKDGKFATPIKLLDENYTPRYVSTVEEVENDMGLLLNVATARFHGDRSAAMYYMI; encoded by the coding sequence ATGAAAGGAGGATCAAAGATGATGATGACGATGGTGGTGGCAACATGGATATGGTGGTCGAGTATGAGTGCATTCGGATGGGCTCGTGAGGTCCCTCTAGAAGCAAGCTACAGCACTGTGAGTTTCAACACTACATTCCAAGATGCGAGTGTGGGGTTTTACCAGATGTTCATGCGATCTCTACGAAGAGATTTGTCGAGTGGAGCCGAGAGCTATGACATTCCAGTGTTGCGATCGAAAGCCGCAGCGGTTGGAGACAACCAATTTGTGTATGTGAAGCTTTTCAATCCAAAAATCTCCATCACATTCGCAGTGTATACTCTCAACGCATACGTGGTGGCCTATCAAGTAGATTCATCAAGGCGTTGCTACTTCTTTAAAGAAGCTCCTGCCAATTCCAAGTCCTTGCTTTTCAGTTCTTGTACTAGTAAGGTCGATGTTAATCTCGAAACAAATTATGACAACTTAGGAGACAGAGAGAAAACCAGGTTGGGATTCAAGCCACTGGACCAATCCCTAGAAGAGTTTCAAAGTTTTGATAGCGAGGATTCTACAACCACGCTTCGTCGGAATCTTCTAGTTGTTATCCAAATGGTTGCAGAGGCTGCGAGATTCAAATACATTCAGAAAAAAATAGAGTCGAACGGGTTCGAGTCAGGATTTCTCCCAAAAGGTGATGTTATCAGCTTTGAGAATAATTGGGAAGTTCTTTCCAAAGCAATCCAGAAATCTAAAGATGGAAAATTTGCTACACCAATTAAATTGCTGGATGAGAACTATACTCCACGCTATGTGTCCACGGTTGAAGAAGTGGAAAACGACATGGGACTCTTGCTGAATGTAGCCACAGCAAGGTTTCATGGTGACCGAAGTGCTGCTATGTACTATATGATCTAA